The stretch of DNA TGGTCGATTTGAATGATGAGAACTGTGGGGTCTGCCCTGAAGGAAAGCTCAACAGCTCAAGTAAAGACATATTTGCCTTGGATCAGCCAACTGGGAGACCCTCCATTCTGCGTCAGACAGAGAATCTGCCCAGCAAGACGGTGCCAAAGGCCACAAAGGTACAGAAGCCACTACTTTGTGTACATTTTTGCATATACCCTAGTGTGGGACAGATTGGTTTTGTTGCAGCTGTGAACATAGGCCAGTGGAAAACTTGAATTCTGTAACTGAGGTTTGACATCTGTTTATTTATAGCCTACATATTGCCCTTTTGTACTAGATGGTGAcctggcagaaaaaaacacctgttatatatattatttatatataaaatatggtgtattaaagggaaaaataacaataataataaataataatggtctttcttcccttttctttttacttttgatTACATTGGCTCTGTATAGGTTTGTTTCCAGACTCCAAGAAGAGACCCTGTGACTAAAAGAATTCTATCTCCTAGCAAGTCTGCCAGGATGTCCAGCGTGGATGAGTGTGCAAAAGCAATGGAGTCTTTACATCTGGATAAATCAAAGTAGACAACAGATCTCACACTTCAGTATGTAACCAAAATAATAACTGTCATTTTTAAGTAAcccttccttttttcttttagcaGTTCGTTGCAGGAAGCCACCGAACAAGGTACTATATCCaaaatgattattattgattattttcttaTATCTCTTTCACTGCTTAGATATTAACACAAACCATTTACTTTTCTCACAGAGCTGTCGTCTTATCCCGATGATGACATGCCGATACAAAGCAAAGGTGGCTACCAGCTTGATTTTGACAACCTTGATGCAATCAATCCATTCCAGGGCTCGAGCAAGATGGTCCTCTCTCCTGCACAGCCCGCTGTCGAAAACCATCCTGCACATCACACCGAAGCTCAAAACGCAACACCAGAGAATAACAAAATGGAATCTGCACTAGAAGACACATTTCCATTCATCCCGTCTGTAGAAAACTCAGTGGTTGACACCTCCACCAACATCAGCTCCGCTGACAGCAGTGTGGTCACAGTGAGGCTCCCCGCAGTGGAGGAACAAGATTCATACACTACTACACCCAACGAAAAACTACCTGCTGATACATCTTCAAGTACTGATCAAGATAAGGTGTCGGGGAGTTTTGTGGAGGACTCCCCACTCCCACCTAAAGGTTCATATAACTTGGATTTTGACAACCTTGAAGCACTCAATCCTTTCCAGGCTGGTGGTTCTAAAATTCAGAATTCCCCTGTCCTTGGGAGAAAAGGTTCAAGTATTGAACCACCTACAGAGAAGAATGAACCCACCGATGCTGACGCTCCTGAGTTACCTGCTCAGCCTGCAGTGAAGCCTGTCGCTGCAGTGGCCCCAGTGTCTGCTAGTGCTGGGGCCAACCCTGCATCCCAGCCAGATGACGCACCAGTCATGGAGGACCCGCCAAAAGAAGGACCAGTCAAACTTGAGTTCAGCTTTGGTGACGGCAACGAGGTCAAACGGAAACCACCACCGAAGAAATTTGGAAAAAGGCCACCAGGTCAAAACCCTAAGGGGGAAAAGTCAGCACCTGACAACAAGCCAGCAAAAGAAGCTCCAGTGCAGCCAGATGTCAGTGATAATGCTGAAGTTCCAGTTGCCAGAGGTTCTTACTCCTTTGACTTTGAAAAGTTTGATGACCTAAACTTAAATCCATTTGGCACCAAAACAAGCATAAACAACTCTCCAAAGTGCAGTAAAAAATCTAGCCCTGTGCACATGGAAACTGCCCCAACAGagcaaactcacaggaaggtaGAAAAGGAATCCGTGTCCCCAGCATGGTATGTTAACACTTATATCAGTGTACCAACTATTAATTACTGCTGCTTCCACTTCCAGTACTGCAGTACCTTCACTGTaggtttttgtctgtttttgctcTTTAGTGCTGAAGAGAGTTTGCCAACTGTGGATCTCACCCCTGCTGTGGTAAGAACTGCAAAGCTGTTTCATACAATCCTAACagagctttaaatgtgtgtcttctCACAAACCTGTTATGTTATTATTGGAAAGCAGATTGCTGATAACAAGGGACCTCAAGCTGAAGGTGAACCTCAAGTCCCAGAGCAGAGTCTTCCTGAGTTCAGTGAGCTGTCTCAGCCTGACCAGAAGTCACAGGCAGACATGTTGGATTTTAATGATGAGTTTGTACCTGGAACAACATGTGAGTAAATGTTGAAAATTAAAATGTACAAGCTAGTCgttttgtttgagttttttttttatgttaacatATGGTCTTCATTTGCAGTCATGGCCAATGACTTTGATGGACAA from Parambassis ranga chromosome 22, fParRan2.1, whole genome shotgun sequence encodes:
- the tacc3 gene encoding transforming acidic coiled-coil-containing protein 3 isoform X3 translates to MSLVDLNDENCGVCPEGKLNSSSKDIFALDQPTGRPSILRQTENLPSKTVPKATKVCFQTPRRDPVTKRILSPSKSARMSSVDECAKAMESLHLDKSNSLQEATEQELSSYPDDDMPIQSKGGYQLDFDNLDAINPFQGSSKMVLSPAQPAVENHPAHHTEAQNATPENNKMESALEDTFPFIPSVENSVVDTSTNISSADSSVVTVRLPAVEEQDSYTTTPNEKLPADTSSSTDQDKVSGSFVEDSPLPPKGSYNLDFDNLEALNPFQAGGSKIQNSPVLGRKGSSIEPPTEKNEPTDADAPELPAQPAVKPVAAVAPVSASAGANPASQPDDAPVMEDPPKEGPVKLEFSFGDGNEVKRKPPPKKFGKRPPGQNPKGEKSAPDNKPAKEAPVQPDVSDNAEVPVARGSYSFDFEKFDDLNLNPFGTKTSINNSPKCSKKSSPVHMETAPTEQTHRKVEKESVSPACAEESLPTVDLTPAVQIADNKGPQAEGEPQVPEQSLPEFSELSQPDQKSQADMLDFNDEFVPGTTFMANDFDGQIDYLEQFGSSSFKESALRKQSLYLKFDPLLRESPKKPAGPGAHIFIPPPPPALISCLETQQMAEEQATNGPQQKDGFKLFDEAAAPAPVLGDLVPSFPQPANAEEAIIEVLKYSQKDMDAAIARVQAEAKEKEEQWDAKNKKLLQEGQEMKKIIADLEFVIANMKADQEKERKEAQAKLSKLLKENEQVSSELNNTEKTFADFLKRLNKYKDTIEGYKKNEETLRACAEDSLVRIKKEEQRYQTLKAYAEEKIGRANEEITEVRSKYKAEMATLHVQLRREQLKVQSLEKTLDQKEKETNDLTKLCDELISNVQKG
- the tacc3 gene encoding transforming acidic coiled-coil-containing protein 3 isoform X1, encoding MSLVDLNDENCGVCPEGKLNSSSKDIFALDQPTGRPSILRQTENLPSKTVPKATKVCFQTPRRDPVTKRILSPSKSARMSSVDECAKAMESLHLDKSNSSLQEATEQELSSYPDDDMPIQSKGGYQLDFDNLDAINPFQGSSKMVLSPAQPAVENHPAHHTEAQNATPENNKMESALEDTFPFIPSVENSVVDTSTNISSADSSVVTVRLPAVEEQDSYTTTPNEKLPADTSSSTDQDKVSGSFVEDSPLPPKGSYNLDFDNLEALNPFQAGGSKIQNSPVLGRKGSSIEPPTEKNEPTDADAPELPAQPAVKPVAAVAPVSASAGANPASQPDDAPVMEDPPKEGPVKLEFSFGDGNEVKRKPPPKKFGKRPPGQNPKGEKSAPDNKPAKEAPVQPDVSDNAEVPVARGSYSFDFEKFDDLNLNPFGTKTSINNSPKCSKKSSPVHMETAPTEQTHRKVEKESVSPACAEESLPTVDLTPAVQIADNKGPQAEGEPQVPEQSLPEFSELSQPDQKSQADMLDFNDEFVPGTTFMANDFDGQIDYLEQFGSSSFKESALRKQSLYLKFDPLLRESPKKPAGPGAHIFIPPPPPALISCLETQQMAEEQATNGPQQKDGFKLFDEAAAPAPVLGDLVPSFPQPANAEEAIIEVLKYSQKDMDAAIARVQAEAKEKEEQWDAKNKKLLQEGQEMKKIIADLEFVIANMKADQEKERKEAQAKLSKLLKENEQVSSELNNTEKTFADFLKRLNKYKDTIEGYKKNEETLRACAEDSLVRIKKEEQRYQTLKAYAEEKIGRANEEITEVRSKYKAEMATLHVQLRREQLKVQSLEKTLDQKEKETNDLTKLCDELISNVQKG
- the tacc3 gene encoding transforming acidic coiled-coil-containing protein 3 isoform X2 — translated: MSLVDLNDENCGVCPEGKLNSSSKDIFALDQPTGRPSILRQTENLPSKTVPKATKVCFQTPRRDPVTKRILSPSKSARMSSVDECAKAMESLHLDKSNSSLQEATEQELSSYPDDDMPIQSKGGYQLDFDNLDAINPFQGSSKMVLSPAQPAVENHPAHHTEAQNATPENNKMESALEDTFPFIPSVENSVVDTSTNISSADSSVVTVRLPAVEEQDSYTTTPNEKLPADTSSSTDQDKVSGSFVEDSPLPPKGSYNLDFDNLEALNPFQAGGSKIQNSPVLGRKGSSIEPPTEKNEPTDADAPELPAQPAVKPVAAVAPVSASAGANPASQPDDAPVMEDPPKEGPVKLEFSFGDGNEVKRKPPPKKFGKRPPGQNPKGEKSAPDNKPAKEAPVQPDVSDNAEVPVARGSYSFDFEKFDDLNLNPFGTKTSINNSPKCSKKSSPVHMETAPTEQTHRKVEKESVSPACAEESLPTVDLTPAVIADNKGPQAEGEPQVPEQSLPEFSELSQPDQKSQADMLDFNDEFVPGTTFMANDFDGQIDYLEQFGSSSFKESALRKQSLYLKFDPLLRESPKKPAGPGAHIFIPPPPPALISCLETQQMAEEQATNGPQQKDGFKLFDEAAAPAPVLGDLVPSFPQPANAEEAIIEVLKYSQKDMDAAIARVQAEAKEKEEQWDAKNKKLLQEGQEMKKIIADLEFVIANMKADQEKERKEAQAKLSKLLKENEQVSSELNNTEKTFADFLKRLNKYKDTIEGYKKNEETLRACAEDSLVRIKKEEQRYQTLKAYAEEKIGRANEEITEVRSKYKAEMATLHVQLRREQLKVQSLEKTLDQKEKETNDLTKLCDELISNVQKG